A genomic region of Streptomyces sp. R33 contains the following coding sequences:
- a CDS encoding IucA/IucC family siderophore biosynthesis protein, translated as MPPLNKSLATDPLPAGHTGAAGAVGRTGLPSADDVVSHTLLNCLLREVSSPEHQSAVTDGHLLLRLPRRGVLLRVALRRTSLLGAHRFTGPVLEQRGDLWVGIDWRRLAEYAQDELSLRTGVQNEEFLDQVASGHEAVTAALAARTGEPSRPFTDEAGLATYLASEQSLLFGHRFHPTPKARSGDAASWLSYAPEVGAAFPLRHLAVRAHLIAEERVEESATDPLDRLHPDLPDGYRLLPAHPWQYEMLREHPGLRAAFDRGDILDLGPGGRPFAATASVRTLYDGETFLKFSLNVRITNCLRKNSSYELTGAVALTRLLEPALSDLAARFPGSAMLREPAYRSLSLPGPDGTPDRALLEGFGVIVREGLSRQLLPGTTPLLAGAVADEYPTGPGHISRLLRGAGPQTALDWWAAYLKLLVPPVLAAYFDHGLVLEPHLQNVVVCVDDDGMPAQVLFRDLEGTKLLPEQHAATLASLPADVADPMTYDAERGWDRVVYCLLVNHVAEMLAALADLHPQTEAALWARVRASLQTHADRHGCPPRLAALLAGVPLPAKANLLTRWERKADREAGYVRLASPFAEDVLSEAAHDENTWSEAR; from the coding sequence ATGCCCCCGCTGAACAAGTCGCTCGCCACCGATCCCCTGCCCGCCGGCCATACCGGCGCCGCCGGTGCCGTCGGCCGTACCGGCCTGCCGAGCGCCGACGACGTCGTCTCGCACACCCTCCTCAACTGCCTGCTGCGCGAGGTGTCCAGCCCCGAGCACCAGAGCGCCGTCACCGACGGCCACTTGCTGCTGCGCCTCCCCCGCCGCGGCGTGCTGCTGCGGGTCGCCCTGCGCCGCACCTCCCTCCTGGGCGCCCACCGGTTCACGGGCCCCGTGCTGGAGCAGCGCGGCGACCTCTGGGTGGGGATCGACTGGCGGCGTCTCGCCGAGTACGCCCAGGACGAACTGTCGCTGCGTACGGGCGTGCAGAACGAGGAGTTCCTGGACCAGGTCGCCTCCGGCCACGAGGCCGTGACCGCGGCGCTGGCCGCCCGTACGGGAGAGCCCTCCCGCCCCTTCACGGACGAGGCAGGCCTCGCCACCTACCTCGCCTCCGAGCAGTCCCTGCTCTTCGGCCACCGCTTCCACCCGACCCCGAAGGCGCGCAGCGGCGATGCCGCGTCCTGGCTGTCGTACGCGCCCGAGGTGGGCGCCGCCTTCCCGCTGCGCCACCTCGCCGTCCGCGCCCACCTGATCGCCGAGGAACGCGTCGAGGAGAGCGCCACCGATCCGCTGGACCGGCTGCACCCCGATCTGCCGGACGGCTACCGGCTGCTGCCCGCGCACCCGTGGCAGTACGAGATGCTGCGCGAGCACCCTGGACTGCGGGCCGCCTTCGACCGCGGCGACATCCTGGACCTCGGCCCGGGCGGTCGGCCCTTCGCGGCCACGGCTTCCGTGCGCACGCTCTACGACGGCGAGACGTTCCTGAAGTTCAGCCTCAACGTCCGCATCACCAACTGCCTGCGCAAGAACTCCAGTTACGAGCTGACCGGCGCCGTCGCGCTGACCCGGCTCCTGGAACCCGCCCTGTCCGACCTGGCGGCCCGCTTCCCCGGCAGCGCGATGCTCCGCGAGCCCGCCTACCGCAGCCTCTCCCTGCCCGGCCCCGACGGGACCCCCGACCGCGCCCTGCTCGAGGGCTTCGGCGTGATCGTCCGCGAGGGCCTGTCCCGACAGCTGCTGCCGGGTACGACCCCGCTGCTCGCGGGCGCCGTCGCCGACGAGTACCCGACGGGCCCCGGCCACATCTCCCGCCTCCTGCGGGGGGCCGGACCACAGACCGCCCTCGACTGGTGGGCGGCGTACCTCAAGCTGCTCGTCCCGCCCGTACTGGCCGCCTACTTCGACCACGGCCTCGTCCTGGAACCCCACCTCCAGAACGTCGTCGTCTGCGTCGACGACGACGGCATGCCGGCCCAGGTCCTCTTCCGCGACCTGGAAGGCACCAAGCTCCTGCCCGAGCAGCACGCCGCCACCCTCGCCTCGCTGCCCGCGGACGTCGCCGACCCCATGACGTACGACGCCGAGCGCGGCTGGGACCGGGTCGTCTACTGCCTCCTGGTCAACCACGTCGCCGAGATGCTCGCCGCGCTGGCCGATCTGCACCCGCAGACCGAAGCCGCGCTGTGGGCCCGGGTCCGCGCCTCCCTGCAGACGCACGCCGACCGCCACGGCTGCCCGCCGCGCCTCGCCGCCCTGCTGGCCGGCGTACCGCTGCCCGCCAAGGCCAACCTGCTCACCCGCTGGGAGCGCAAAGCCGACCGAGAGGCCGGCTACGTACGCCTCGCCTCCCCTTTCGCCGAGGACGTCCTGTCGGAAGCGGCCCATGACGAGAACACCTGGAGCGAAGCCCGATGA
- a CDS encoding type III PLP-dependent enzyme, with product MTAPTASVTDRILSLDSPDLPAYVYDLAALREHAASVRAALPANVELYYAAKANPEAEVLSALGPYVDGYEVSSGGELTHVGKAVPGRPLAFGGPGKTAAELTAALEQGVSRFHVESLHDLNVLGTLSAGLTTETRLSVLLRFNLPLSDDSLAGSSLAMGGRPTPFGLDPADADAAVRLLTDGRYPHLELRGVHAHLASGLEAPELLTAAESVITWSVDLAARHRFHLAEVNVGGGMNVDYASPGSRFDWAAYGAGLARLTAAHPGLTVRIEPGRALTAYCGWYATEVLDVKDSHGEAFAVVRGGTHHLRTPATKGHDQPCSVLPVEAWPHPWPRPSTSRPAVNVTGQLCTPKDLLARQVPAQGLRAGDRVVFALAGAYAWNISHHDFLMHPHPTFHFLGGRG from the coding sequence ATGACCGCACCCACTGCCTCGGTGACCGACCGGATCCTGTCTCTGGACTCTCCCGACCTCCCGGCCTACGTGTACGACCTGGCGGCCCTGCGCGAGCACGCGGCGTCCGTACGGGCAGCCCTCCCGGCGAACGTCGAGCTGTACTACGCCGCCAAGGCCAACCCCGAGGCGGAGGTCCTGTCCGCACTCGGCCCGTACGTCGACGGCTACGAGGTCTCCTCGGGCGGGGAACTCACCCACGTCGGCAAGGCCGTGCCGGGCCGGCCGCTGGCCTTCGGCGGCCCCGGCAAGACCGCGGCCGAACTGACCGCGGCCCTCGAGCAGGGCGTCTCCCGCTTCCACGTGGAGAGCCTCCACGACCTGAACGTGCTGGGAACCCTGTCAGCCGGCCTCACCACCGAAACCCGCCTCTCCGTCCTCCTCCGCTTCAACCTCCCCCTGTCGGACGACTCGCTCGCGGGCAGCTCACTGGCGATGGGCGGCCGCCCGACCCCGTTCGGCCTCGACCCGGCGGACGCGGACGCCGCCGTCCGGCTCCTCACGGACGGCCGGTATCCCCACCTCGAACTGCGCGGCGTCCACGCCCATCTGGCCAGCGGCCTGGAAGCGCCCGAGCTCCTGACCGCAGCGGAATCCGTCATCACCTGGTCCGTCGACCTCGCCGCCCGCCACCGCTTCCACCTCGCCGAGGTCAACGTGGGCGGCGGCATGAACGTCGACTACGCGTCCCCCGGGAGCCGCTTCGACTGGGCGGCGTACGGGGCCGGCCTCGCGCGCCTCACCGCCGCCCACCCCGGCCTGACCGTACGGATCGAACCGGGCCGGGCCCTGACCGCGTACTGCGGCTGGTACGCCACCGAGGTCCTGGACGTCAAAGACAGCCACGGCGAGGCCTTCGCGGTCGTCCGCGGCGGCACCCACCACCTGCGCACCCCGGCCACGAAGGGCCACGACCAGCCCTGCTCCGTCCTCCCGGTGGAGGCCTGGCCCCACCCGTGGCCCCGCCCGTCCACGAGCCGGCCCGCGGTCAACGTCACCGGCCAACTCTGCACCCCCAAGGACCTCCTGGCCCGCCAGGTCCCGGCCCAGGGCCTGCGCGCGGGCGACCGCGTGGTCTTCGCTCTGGCCGGCGCGTACGCCTGGAACATCTCCCACCACGACTTCCTCATGCATCCTCATCCCACGTTCCATTTCCTGGGCGGCCGCGGCTAA
- a CDS encoding MFS transporter has protein sequence MSATATAPTDTDPKAAGSAGVTRPTLGRRQVHAVAGCYFVASFAALGLPPYLTEILPGLGDTTAHWAGVLYVVPTVFAGVGAPLWGRLADRFGRKRLLLRAQLGLALSFLLAGWADSLATFTFALVLQGILGGTYAASNGYLGAALEGPELSKALTLLQGAARAALVFAPLVVGALSPWLSPHRQYALLAVLPLTAAVLIAALPESRGPRRVPAGGAAGAGTETSGTSGTGASGTETARTEASGAEAAAVTAEPSPASELRILYALEFAFVFSTVISYPYLIQLIEDRIPGTSPFLSGVLFALPHLCYLLTAMVVHSAFHRRPRLGMALGFTCIALGLAGHGVADDLAALTAVRLLLGAGLTLGLVCLSVLAAQCVKGRAPGRLFGVREFFSKAGAVVAGVAAAVGTSHYGPAAPVLTGCAMALVAACALALPRSRSSLRSIRTRWSR, from the coding sequence ATGAGTGCCACGGCGACTGCGCCGACGGACACCGACCCGAAGGCGGCGGGTTCGGCGGGGGTGACCCGGCCGACTCTGGGGCGCCGTCAGGTGCATGCCGTCGCCGGGTGCTACTTCGTGGCGTCTTTCGCCGCTCTCGGGCTGCCCCCGTACCTCACCGAGATCCTCCCCGGGCTCGGCGACACCACCGCCCACTGGGCGGGTGTGCTGTACGTGGTGCCCACCGTCTTCGCCGGGGTCGGGGCCCCGCTGTGGGGCCGGCTCGCCGACCGGTTCGGCCGCAAGCGGCTGCTGCTGCGCGCCCAGCTCGGGCTCGCCCTGTCCTTCCTGCTGGCCGGCTGGGCCGACTCCCTGGCCACCTTCACTTTCGCCCTGGTGCTCCAGGGCATCCTCGGCGGCACCTACGCCGCGTCCAACGGCTACCTCGGGGCCGCCCTGGAGGGTCCGGAGCTGTCCAAGGCGCTCACCCTGCTGCAAGGCGCGGCGCGGGCGGCCCTGGTCTTCGCACCGCTGGTCGTCGGCGCACTGTCGCCATGGCTGTCACCCCACCGCCAGTACGCCCTGCTCGCCGTCCTGCCGCTGACGGCGGCGGTGCTGATCGCGGCTCTGCCCGAGTCGCGCGGGCCAAGACGGGTGCCGGCCGGTGGAGCGGCAGGGGCCGGGACGGAGACGTCGGGTACCTCGGGTACTGGGGCGTCGGGTACGGAGACGGCGCGTACCGAGGCGTCCGGGGCTGAGGCGGCCGCGGTGACCGCCGAGCCCTCCCCTGCGTCGGAACTGCGCATCCTCTACGCCCTGGAATTCGCCTTCGTCTTCTCCACCGTCATCTCGTACCCCTACCTGATCCAGCTGATCGAAGACCGCATACCCGGCACCTCCCCCTTCCTCTCCGGCGTCCTCTTCGCCCTCCCGCACCTGTGTTACCTGCTGACGGCGATGGTGGTGCATTCCGCCTTCCACCGCCGCCCCCGCCTCGGCATGGCGCTGGGCTTCACCTGCATCGCGCTCGGCCTGGCCGGGCACGGCGTGGCCGACGACCTGGCCGCGCTGACCGCCGTACGGCTGCTTCTCGGCGCGGGGCTGACCCTCGGACTCGTGTGTCTGTCCGTACTGGCCGCCCAATGCGTCAAGGGGCGTGCGCCCGGCCGGCTGTTCGGCGTGCGGGAGTTCTTCTCCAAGGCGGGCGCGGTCGTCGCCGGGGTCGCCGCCGCCGTGGGCACCAGCCACTACGGCCCGGCCGCGCCCGTGCTGACCGGCTGCGCCATGGCCCTGGTGGCCGCCTGCGCCCTCGCCCTGCCCCGCTCTCGTAGCAGTCTCCGTTCCATCCGCACCCGCTGGAGCCGTTGA